A DNA window from Bradyrhizobium sp. CCBAU 53421 contains the following coding sequences:
- the purC gene encoding phosphoribosylaminoimidazolesuccinocarboxamide synthase, with the protein MSRRRRIYEGKAKVLYEGPEPGTLIQHFKDDATAFNAKKHQVIEGKGVLNNRISEYLFQHLNDIGVPTHFIRRLNMREQLIREVEIVPLEVVVRNVAAGSLSQRLGIEEGTQLPRSIIEFYYKNDQLNDPMVSEEHITAFGWATPQEIDDIMALAIRVNDFLTGLFLGIGIRLVDFKMECGRLFENEMMRIIVADEISPDSCRLWDIKSNEKLDKDRFRRDLGGLLEAYTEVAKRLGILIENERPAGSGPVLVKS; encoded by the coding sequence ATGAGCCGTCGACGCCGTATTTATGAAGGCAAGGCCAAGGTGCTTTACGAAGGCCCCGAGCCGGGAACCCTGATCCAGCACTTCAAGGACGACGCGACCGCGTTCAACGCCAAGAAACACCAGGTGATCGAGGGCAAGGGCGTCCTCAACAACCGAATCTCGGAGTACCTGTTTCAGCACCTCAACGACATCGGGGTGCCGACCCACTTCATCCGCCGCCTCAACATGCGCGAGCAGCTGATTCGCGAGGTCGAGATCGTGCCGCTCGAGGTGGTGGTGCGGAACGTCGCCGCCGGTTCGCTGTCGCAGCGGCTCGGGATCGAGGAGGGCACCCAGCTGCCGCGCTCGATCATCGAGTTCTACTACAAGAACGACCAGCTCAACGACCCCATGGTGTCGGAAGAGCACATCACCGCGTTCGGCTGGGCCACGCCGCAGGAGATCGACGACATCATGGCGCTCGCGATCCGCGTCAACGACTTCCTGACCGGCCTCTTCCTCGGCATCGGCATCCGCCTCGTCGACTTCAAGATGGAGTGCGGGCGGCTGTTCGAGAACGAGATGATGCGGATCATCGTCGCCGACGAGATCTCGCCGGACTCCTGCCGGCTGTGGGACATCAAGTCGAACGAGAAGCTGGACAAGGACCGATTCCGCCGCGATCTCGGCGGCCTGCTCGAGGCCTACACCGAAGTCGCCAAGCGCCTCGGCATCCTGATCGAAAATGAACGGCCGGCCGGAAGCGGGCCTGTGCTGGTGAAGAGCTAA
- the purS gene encoding phosphoribosylformylglycinamidine synthase subunit PurS, whose amino-acid sequence MKARVTVTLKSGILDPQGKAIEGALKSLGVDGVASVRQGKVFDIELAATDKAKAEAALKAAADKLLANTVIENYRVEVLG is encoded by the coding sequence GTGAAGGCACGTGTGACTGTGACATTGAAGTCGGGCATCCTCGATCCGCAGGGCAAGGCGATCGAGGGCGCGCTGAAATCGCTCGGCGTCGATGGCGTCGCCAGCGTTCGCCAGGGCAAGGTGTTCGACATCGAGCTCGCCGCGACCGACAAGGCCAAGGCGGAGGCGGCGCTGAAGGCCGCGGCCGACAAGCTGCTGGCGAACACCGTCATCGAGAACTACCGGGTCGAGGTTCTGGGCTGA
- the purQ gene encoding phosphoribosylformylglycinamidine synthase subunit PurQ, with product MKSAVLVFPGINRERDMARALKLASGNETAMVWHAETALPKGTDLVVVPGGFSYGDYLRCGAIAARAPVMDAVRDFAAKGGLVLGVCNGFQILCESGLLPGVLMRNAGLKFVCRDVHMKVERSDTPFTRGYNAGQVIRVPVAHGEGNYEADEETLKRLEGDGRVLYRYCSADGVVDETSNFNGAAHSIAGIVNERGNVLGMMPHPENHVEEIMGCTDGRGLFAGLVQQFEKAA from the coding sequence ATGAAATCAGCGGTCCTCGTCTTCCCCGGCATCAATCGCGAGCGCGACATGGCGCGCGCGCTCAAGCTCGCATCCGGCAATGAGACCGCGATGGTCTGGCACGCCGAGACCGCGCTGCCCAAGGGCACCGACCTCGTGGTGGTGCCCGGTGGCTTCTCCTACGGCGACTATCTGCGCTGCGGCGCGATCGCGGCCCGTGCGCCCGTGATGGACGCGGTGCGCGACTTCGCAGCCAAGGGCGGCCTCGTGCTCGGCGTCTGCAACGGCTTCCAGATCCTCTGCGAGTCCGGGCTGTTGCCGGGCGTCTTGATGCGCAATGCCGGGCTGAAATTCGTCTGCCGCGACGTGCACATGAAGGTCGAGCGCTCCGACACCCCGTTCACCCGCGGCTACAATGCTGGCCAGGTGATCCGCGTTCCGGTGGCGCATGGCGAGGGCAATTACGAGGCGGACGAGGAGACGCTGAAGCGGCTCGAGGGCGACGGGCGGGTGCTCTACCGCTATTGCTCTGCCGATGGTGTGGTCGACGAGACCTCGAACTTCAACGGCGCCGCGCATTCGATCGCCGGCATCGTCAACGAGCGCGGCAACGTGCTCGGTATGATGCCGCATCCGGAGAACCACGTCGAAGAGATCATGGGCTGCACCGACGGTCGCGGCCTGTTCGCAGGGCTGGTCCAGCAGTTCGAAAAGGCGGCCTAA
- a CDS encoding tripartite tricarboxylate transporter substrate-binding protein, translating into MFERCLAAAAAAFVLLATAAHAQDTSKLDFPKRPITMIVPFTAGGTSDVIARAVADQMSAALGQSIIIENVGGAGGSTALTRAARAEPDGYTIAIGNAGTNAATYTIYPKLAFTPDSFAPIAVVAKTFGIVALRKDFPAKDLKEFINYAKKNPGKVNLGHAGVGSSNYLICKSFVHAAGIDVQLVGYRGAALALTDAIGSQIDGVCDAAASVSQAIDDKLVKAVVVGSTVRLASLPDLPTSAEAGLAEFEAQGWNGLFAPKGTPPEIIAKLNAAARSAVASEAVKKRFVDLSTVAPDADELAPAALQQLVTRDVAKYRALLADDKK; encoded by the coding sequence ATGTTTGAAAGGTGCCTTGCCGCAGCAGCAGCTGCATTCGTGCTGCTTGCGACTGCCGCGCACGCCCAGGACACCTCAAAGCTGGACTTCCCGAAGCGTCCGATCACGATGATCGTACCGTTCACGGCGGGTGGCACCTCGGACGTCATCGCCCGCGCGGTCGCCGACCAGATGAGCGCGGCGCTTGGCCAGAGCATCATCATCGAGAATGTCGGCGGCGCCGGCGGCTCGACCGCGCTAACCCGCGCGGCACGCGCCGAGCCGGACGGCTATACCATCGCGATCGGCAATGCCGGCACCAATGCCGCGACCTACACGATCTATCCGAAGCTGGCGTTTACGCCCGACTCCTTCGCGCCGATCGCCGTGGTCGCAAAGACCTTCGGCATCGTCGCGCTACGCAAGGATTTTCCGGCCAAGGACCTCAAGGAATTCATCAACTACGCGAAGAAGAATCCGGGCAAGGTCAATCTCGGCCATGCCGGCGTCGGCTCCTCGAATTACCTGATCTGCAAGAGCTTCGTGCATGCCGCCGGGATCGACGTGCAGCTGGTCGGCTATCGCGGCGCGGCGCTCGCGCTGACGGATGCGATCGGCAGCCAGATCGACGGCGTCTGCGATGCCGCAGCCTCGGTGTCGCAGGCGATCGACGACAAGCTCGTAAAGGCGGTCGTGGTCGGCTCGACCGTGCGGCTCGCCTCGCTGCCGGACTTGCCGACCTCGGCCGAGGCCGGGCTGGCCGAGTTCGAGGCGCAAGGCTGGAACGGCCTGTTCGCGCCGAAGGGCACCCCGCCCGAGATCATCGCCAAGCTCAACGCCGCGGCGCGCAGCGCGGTCGCGAGCGAGGCGGTGAAGAAGCGCTTCGTCGATCTGTCGACCGTTGCCCCCGATGCCGACGAGCTCGCGCCCGCGGCGCTGCAGCAGCTCGTGACGCGCGACGTCGCGAAGTACCGCGCGCTGCTGGCGGACGACAAGAAGTAG